In Paramormyrops kingsleyae isolate MSU_618 chromosome 13, PKINGS_0.4, whole genome shotgun sequence, a single window of DNA contains:
- the LOC111843545 gene encoding FH1/FH2 domain-containing protein 1-like isoform X1 — translation MLCILAGIMENMALTCRVHYLDDADPFVYGNFPEPRRPIPYDLQENIALSEQIAGIHKVLMAPLKLEDCTLQLASNGNYVDLELTLAEQRDDLEAFYDDIDKGKKPILILRTHLSVRVHFILEKLNNTPGPEFKKSLFSLKRIFEDDKDLVPEFVNCNGLTCFISIGAEADQKYQNYILKALSQIMLFVDGMNGIIAHNETLQWLYTLSGSVSRLLAKTALKMLIVFVEYTESNAQLFIQAVNTIDHKRGVKPWSYLAEILEDRNGTNSELLVYVMSLINKTLAALPDQDSFYDVTDCLEEQGMESIVQVHMGSKETDNELKQQLTIYENALKYEDGEMEEPVPHIRKERRKATPSVEEETKSEMFPGQPSTELALSPSNPPCPPSPPCPPSPPCPPSEQLTPDSANLTASSDYESQISSPIMSPDDATPIPGQTFVSQYFSPVEISRRAVTGEQLADSCSSSSTESVPLENHSQLLPDQLPSAKSRSILKMHQSDVVSPEMCNVTMDKPVLKKFTDAFLQSLNKSQNRKKQDMESDLLKEPAAKENGIFPDADASRLPTDSNFSTKAEGEAVQHQENAEEKRTAINDSNKTKSLNEAKDKSQVDSGLKAGDTLVRDPKDVALGQDSINSQSHVQMAEEQSVCSERAQLAREKYRRLHSQHSIEVETHYRDLENTKMTPMTRECQDSFDGGHPTPILRVKELDFSDLLEEEDIDVLDIDSFDLGMSPGCLTPIPPPPPPGFGIPPPPPLPFGSVDMGSPPPLPFHVGGADTGPPPPPPPPGMPPAPPTQNLEPGFTKKRKTVRLFWKELKQTDSRRKSRFGDGTLWVTLQKISVDTAKLENLFESKAKELPAPRKAAEGKKSEIHVLDAKRSNAINIGMTVLPAIHVIKSAILNFDEFAISKDGIEKILTMMPTEEEKQRIQEAQLANPDVALGTAEQFLLSLSSIGALAARLQLWAFKLNYETLEKEIAEPLFDLKVGMEQLAKNETLKCILASFLAFGNFLNSSNAKGFDLSYLEKVAEVKDTMHKQSLLHHVCNFIIENYPETSDLYSEIPAVTNFAKVDFDQLSDNLVQLEKKCKASWHNLKEICKYESKQLLKNRMKKFLTNCTDRVIVLKVVHRRLVNRFHSFLLYLGHPSYSVRDAKVTQFFKTISDFSLEYHTTRERVLTHKQKRNALRLRTKTRGKLITETEKFSSAVPLEPQVSPVAVSTTPEPEVAQEEHENMKNVLITNAEPHIIRRTRGNLRRVSPCDLSGAREDSTGSQDDATEEIMDCLVKSVTQNPTDRPSSTRPRQRSKAQRKSLRRTSDVAKALELMKKVALIEAHH, via the exons AAAAACTGAACAACACTCCTGGACCTGAGTTTAAGAAATCCTTATTTTCTCTGAAGCGGATCTTTGAG gaTGACAAAGACCTGGTACCAGAGTTTGTAAATTGCAATGGACTCACATGCTTCATCAGTATTGGAGCAGAAGCAGATCAGAAATATCAGAACTACATTCTAAAAG CTCTAAGCCAGATTATGCTGTTTGTTGATGGAATGAATGGCATCATTGCTCACAATGAAACTCTGCAGTGGTTATATACCCTGAGTGGCAGCGTG TCAAGACTGCTGGCAAAAACAGCTCTCAAGATGCTCATAGTGTTCGTGGAGTACACCGAGTCAAATGCCCAGCTGTTCATTCAAGCTGTCAACACCATTGATCACAAAAGGG GGGTGAAGCCCTGGTCTTATCTGGCTGAAATCCTGGAAGATAGGAATGGAACCAACAGTGAGCTCCTGGTCTATGTTATGTCCCTCATCAATAAG ACCTTGGCAGCTCTTCCAGACCAGGACTCCTTTTATGATGTCACAGACTGCCTGGAGGAGCAAGGGATGGAGAGCATTGTGCAGGTGCACATGGGCAGCAAGGAGACAGACAATGAGCTCAAGCAACAATTAACTATATATGAG AATGCTTTGAAGTATGAAGATGGTGAGATGGAAGAGCCTGTGCCACACATTAGGAAAGAGCGCAGGAAGGCCACACCGTCTGTGGAGGAGGAAACAAAGAGCGAGATGTTTCCTGGGCAGCCCTCTACAGAGCTGGCACTGTCCCCGAGCAACCCTCCGTGCCCCCCCTCACCTCCGTGCCCCCCCTCACCTCCGTGCCCACCTTCTGAGCAATTAACCCCAGATTCAGCAAACCTCACCGCCTCCTCAGATTATGAATCTCAAATAAGTTCACCCATAATGTCCCCCGATGACGCCACCCCCATACC GGGGCAAACATTTGTCAGCCAGTATTTTTCTCCAGTGGAAATTTCCAGAAGAGCAGTTACTGGAGAACAATTGGCAGATTCATGCAG CTCATCATCCACGGAATCTGTTCCCTTGGAGAACCACAGCCAGCTGCTCCCAGACCAGCTGCCCAGTGCCAAATCCAGAAGCATTTTAAA AATGCACCAAAGTGATGTTGTCAG CCCAGAGATGTGTAATGTAACTATGGACAAGCCGGTTTTGAAGAAATTTAC AGATGCATTCCTGCAGAGCCTGAATAAATCACAGAACAGGAAAAAGCAGGACATGGAAAGTGATCTGCTCAAGGAACCTGCAGCCAAGGAGAATGGCATCTTTCCTGACGCAGATGCATCCCGCTTACCCACAGATTCTAACTTCAGCACCAAAGCAGAAG GTGAAGCAGTTCAGCACCAGGAGAATGCAGAAGAAAAGCGTACAGCCATCAATGACAGCAACAAAACAAAGAGTTTGAATGAGGCAAAAGACAAGAGCCAGGTTGACAGTGGGCTGAAGGCTGGTGACACATTGGTGAGAGACCCAAAGGACGTGGCTTTAGGTCAGGATAGCATTAACTCACAGTCCCATGTGCAGATGGCAGAGGAACAGTCAGTGTGTTCAGAACGTGCACAGCTGGCACGAGAGAAGTACAGGCGTTTGCATTCACAACACAGCATTGAAGTGGAGACACACTACAGGGATCTGGAGAACACCAAGATGACACCAATGACCAGGGAGTGCCAGGACTCCTTTGATGGGGGACATCCAACTCCTATACTCAGAGTCAAAGAACTGGATTTCTCTGATCTCTTAGAGGAGGAAGACATCGATGTCCTGGATATAGACTCTTTTGACCTTGGCATGTCCCCAGGGTGTCTGACCCCCATCCCACCTCCACCCCCGCCTGGCTTTGGAATCCCACCTCCGCCTCCCCTTCCTTTTGGGAGTGTGGACATGGGATCTCCTCCTCCACTCCCATTCCATGTAGGTGGTGCTGACACGGGACCTCcaccccctccaccacccccagGCATGCCCCCGGCTCCCCCTACACAAAATCTTGAACCTGGTTTTACCAAGAAGAGGAAAACAGTCAGATTGTTCTGGAAGGAGCTTAAGCAAACAGACAGCCGCAGAAAATCCAGATTTGGAGATGGTACACTGTGGGTTACCTTACAAAAAATATCTGTGGACACAGCTAAGCTAGAGAACTTGTTTGAATCAAAGGCCAAAGAGCTTCCTGCTCCCCGG AAGGCAGCTGAAGGGAAAAAATCTGAGATACACGTCCTGGATGCCAAGAGGAGTAATGCAATCAACATCGGAATGACTGTCTTACCTGCCATCCATGTCATTAAGAGTGCCATACTTAATTTTGACGAATTTGCAATCAGCAAAGATGGTATCGAG AAAATTCTGACCATGATGCCAACTGAGGAGGAAAAGCAGAGGATCCAGGAGGCACAACTAGCCAATCCCGATGTGGCTCTAGGGACAGCAGAGCAGTTTCTCCTCAGCCTGTCCTCCATCGGTGCCTTGGCAGCCCGGCTGCAGCTCTGGGCCTTCAAGCTCAACTATGAGACACTTGAGAAG GAAATTGCTGAACCCTTGTTTGACCTCAAAGTGGGTATGGAGCAGCTTGCCAAAAACGAAACACTAAAGTGCATTCTTGCAAGCTTTTTGGCATTTGGAAACTTTCTCAACAGTTCCAAT GCCAAAGGCTTTGATCTGAGCTACTTGGAGAAGGTAGCAGAGGTGAAGGACACGATGCATAAACAGTCTCTCCTGCACCACGTCTGCAACTTCATCATAGAGAACTACCCAGAGACATCGGATTTGTACTCTGAGATCCCTGCAGTCACAAACTTTGCTAAA GTTGATTTTGACCAGCTTTCAGACAACTTGGTCCAACTGGAGAAGAAGTGTAAAGCATCCTGGCACAATCTGAAGGAGATTTGCAAGTATGAGAGCAAACAGCTGCTGAAGAACAGGATGAAAAAATTCCTAACGAACTGCACAGACAGGGTTATTGTCCTCAAAGTGGTGCACAGGCGGCTGGTGAACAG ATTTCACTCTTTTCTGCTGTACCTGGGTCATCCCTCCTACTCTGTCCGAGATGCAAAGGTAACCCAGTTCTTTAAGACCATTAGTGACTTTTCTCTGGAGTATCATACAACCAGAGAAAGGGTTCTTACTCACAAGCAAAAACGGAATGCCTTGCGGCTGAGGACCAAGACTCGAGGGAAGCTGATCACAGAG ACTGAGAAGTTCTCCAGTGCTGTGCCTTTAGAGCCCCAAGTTAGCCCTGTTGCTGTCTCCACCACTCCAGAACCTGAAGTTGCTCAGGAAGAACATGAAAACATGAAGAATGTTTTAATTACCAACGCAGAGCCTCACATCATCCGGCGCACACGCGGAA ACTTAAGAAGGGTTAGTCCATGCGATTTGTCAGGAGCCAGAGAGGACAGTACTGGTTCCCAGGACGATGCCACGGAAGAAATCATGGACTGCTTGGTAAAATCTGTCACTCAAAACCCAACAGACAGGCCATCCAGCACAAGACCACGACAACGGTCCAAGGCCCAGAGGAAGTCCT TACGGAGAACCTCGGATGTCGCTAAAGCCCTTGAACTGATGAAGAAGGTGGCACTGATAGAAGCTCACCATTGA
- the LOC111843545 gene encoding FH1/FH2 domain-containing protein 1-like isoform X3, with protein MLCILAGIMENMALTCRVHYLDDADPFVYGNFPEPRRPIPYDLQENIALSEQIAGIHKVLMAPLKLEDCTLQLASNGNYVDLELTLAEQRDDLEAFYDDIDKGKKPILILRTHLSVRVHFILEKLNNTPGPEFKKSLFSLKRIFEDDKDLVPEFVNCNGLTCFISIGAEADQKYQNYILKALSQIMLFVDGMNGIIAHNETLQWLYTLSGSVSRLLAKTALKMLIVFVEYTESNAQLFIQAVNTIDHKRGVKPWSYLAEILEDRNGTNSELLVYVMSLINKTLAALPDQDSFYDVTDCLEEQGMESIVQVHMGSKETDNELKQQLTIYENALKYEDGEMEEPVPHIRKERRKATPSVEEETKSEMFPGQPSTELALSPSNPPCPPSPPCPPSPPCPPSEQLTPDSANLTASSDYESQISSPIMSPDDATPIPGQTFVSQYFSPVEISRRAVTGEQLADSCSSSSTESVPLENHSQLLPDQLPSAKSRSILKMHQSDVVRDAFLQSLNKSQNRKKQDMESDLLKEPAAKENGIFPDADASRLPTDSNFSTKAEGEAVQHQENAEEKRTAINDSNKTKSLNEAKDKSQVDSGLKAGDTLVRDPKDVALGQDSINSQSHVQMAEEQSVCSERAQLAREKYRRLHSQHSIEVETHYRDLENTKMTPMTRECQDSFDGGHPTPILRVKELDFSDLLEEEDIDVLDIDSFDLGMSPGCLTPIPPPPPPGFGIPPPPPLPFGSVDMGSPPPLPFHVGGADTGPPPPPPPPGMPPAPPTQNLEPGFTKKRKTVRLFWKELKQTDSRRKSRFGDGTLWVTLQKISVDTAKLENLFESKAKELPAPRKAAEGKKSEIHVLDAKRSNAINIGMTVLPAIHVIKSAILNFDEFAISKDGIEKILTMMPTEEEKQRIQEAQLANPDVALGTAEQFLLSLSSIGALAARLQLWAFKLNYETLEKEIAEPLFDLKVGMEQLAKNETLKCILASFLAFGNFLNSSNAKGFDLSYLEKVAEVKDTMHKQSLLHHVCNFIIENYPETSDLYSEIPAVTNFAKVDFDQLSDNLVQLEKKCKASWHNLKEICKYESKQLLKNRMKKFLTNCTDRVIVLKVVHRRLVNRFHSFLLYLGHPSYSVRDAKVTQFFKTISDFSLEYHTTRERVLTHKQKRNALRLRTKTRGKLITETEKFSSAVPLEPQVSPVAVSTTPEPEVAQEEHENMKNVLITNAEPHIIRRTRGNLRRVSPCDLSGAREDSTGSQDDATEEIMDCLVKSVTQNPTDRPSSTRPRQRSKAQRKSLRRTSDVAKALELMKKVALIEAHH; from the exons AAAAACTGAACAACACTCCTGGACCTGAGTTTAAGAAATCCTTATTTTCTCTGAAGCGGATCTTTGAG gaTGACAAAGACCTGGTACCAGAGTTTGTAAATTGCAATGGACTCACATGCTTCATCAGTATTGGAGCAGAAGCAGATCAGAAATATCAGAACTACATTCTAAAAG CTCTAAGCCAGATTATGCTGTTTGTTGATGGAATGAATGGCATCATTGCTCACAATGAAACTCTGCAGTGGTTATATACCCTGAGTGGCAGCGTG TCAAGACTGCTGGCAAAAACAGCTCTCAAGATGCTCATAGTGTTCGTGGAGTACACCGAGTCAAATGCCCAGCTGTTCATTCAAGCTGTCAACACCATTGATCACAAAAGGG GGGTGAAGCCCTGGTCTTATCTGGCTGAAATCCTGGAAGATAGGAATGGAACCAACAGTGAGCTCCTGGTCTATGTTATGTCCCTCATCAATAAG ACCTTGGCAGCTCTTCCAGACCAGGACTCCTTTTATGATGTCACAGACTGCCTGGAGGAGCAAGGGATGGAGAGCATTGTGCAGGTGCACATGGGCAGCAAGGAGACAGACAATGAGCTCAAGCAACAATTAACTATATATGAG AATGCTTTGAAGTATGAAGATGGTGAGATGGAAGAGCCTGTGCCACACATTAGGAAAGAGCGCAGGAAGGCCACACCGTCTGTGGAGGAGGAAACAAAGAGCGAGATGTTTCCTGGGCAGCCCTCTACAGAGCTGGCACTGTCCCCGAGCAACCCTCCGTGCCCCCCCTCACCTCCGTGCCCCCCCTCACCTCCGTGCCCACCTTCTGAGCAATTAACCCCAGATTCAGCAAACCTCACCGCCTCCTCAGATTATGAATCTCAAATAAGTTCACCCATAATGTCCCCCGATGACGCCACCCCCATACC GGGGCAAACATTTGTCAGCCAGTATTTTTCTCCAGTGGAAATTTCCAGAAGAGCAGTTACTGGAGAACAATTGGCAGATTCATGCAG CTCATCATCCACGGAATCTGTTCCCTTGGAGAACCACAGCCAGCTGCTCCCAGACCAGCTGCCCAGTGCCAAATCCAGAAGCATTTTAAA AATGCACCAAAGTGATGTTGTCAG AGATGCATTCCTGCAGAGCCTGAATAAATCACAGAACAGGAAAAAGCAGGACATGGAAAGTGATCTGCTCAAGGAACCTGCAGCCAAGGAGAATGGCATCTTTCCTGACGCAGATGCATCCCGCTTACCCACAGATTCTAACTTCAGCACCAAAGCAGAAG GTGAAGCAGTTCAGCACCAGGAGAATGCAGAAGAAAAGCGTACAGCCATCAATGACAGCAACAAAACAAAGAGTTTGAATGAGGCAAAAGACAAGAGCCAGGTTGACAGTGGGCTGAAGGCTGGTGACACATTGGTGAGAGACCCAAAGGACGTGGCTTTAGGTCAGGATAGCATTAACTCACAGTCCCATGTGCAGATGGCAGAGGAACAGTCAGTGTGTTCAGAACGTGCACAGCTGGCACGAGAGAAGTACAGGCGTTTGCATTCACAACACAGCATTGAAGTGGAGACACACTACAGGGATCTGGAGAACACCAAGATGACACCAATGACCAGGGAGTGCCAGGACTCCTTTGATGGGGGACATCCAACTCCTATACTCAGAGTCAAAGAACTGGATTTCTCTGATCTCTTAGAGGAGGAAGACATCGATGTCCTGGATATAGACTCTTTTGACCTTGGCATGTCCCCAGGGTGTCTGACCCCCATCCCACCTCCACCCCCGCCTGGCTTTGGAATCCCACCTCCGCCTCCCCTTCCTTTTGGGAGTGTGGACATGGGATCTCCTCCTCCACTCCCATTCCATGTAGGTGGTGCTGACACGGGACCTCcaccccctccaccacccccagGCATGCCCCCGGCTCCCCCTACACAAAATCTTGAACCTGGTTTTACCAAGAAGAGGAAAACAGTCAGATTGTTCTGGAAGGAGCTTAAGCAAACAGACAGCCGCAGAAAATCCAGATTTGGAGATGGTACACTGTGGGTTACCTTACAAAAAATATCTGTGGACACAGCTAAGCTAGAGAACTTGTTTGAATCAAAGGCCAAAGAGCTTCCTGCTCCCCGG AAGGCAGCTGAAGGGAAAAAATCTGAGATACACGTCCTGGATGCCAAGAGGAGTAATGCAATCAACATCGGAATGACTGTCTTACCTGCCATCCATGTCATTAAGAGTGCCATACTTAATTTTGACGAATTTGCAATCAGCAAAGATGGTATCGAG AAAATTCTGACCATGATGCCAACTGAGGAGGAAAAGCAGAGGATCCAGGAGGCACAACTAGCCAATCCCGATGTGGCTCTAGGGACAGCAGAGCAGTTTCTCCTCAGCCTGTCCTCCATCGGTGCCTTGGCAGCCCGGCTGCAGCTCTGGGCCTTCAAGCTCAACTATGAGACACTTGAGAAG GAAATTGCTGAACCCTTGTTTGACCTCAAAGTGGGTATGGAGCAGCTTGCCAAAAACGAAACACTAAAGTGCATTCTTGCAAGCTTTTTGGCATTTGGAAACTTTCTCAACAGTTCCAAT GCCAAAGGCTTTGATCTGAGCTACTTGGAGAAGGTAGCAGAGGTGAAGGACACGATGCATAAACAGTCTCTCCTGCACCACGTCTGCAACTTCATCATAGAGAACTACCCAGAGACATCGGATTTGTACTCTGAGATCCCTGCAGTCACAAACTTTGCTAAA GTTGATTTTGACCAGCTTTCAGACAACTTGGTCCAACTGGAGAAGAAGTGTAAAGCATCCTGGCACAATCTGAAGGAGATTTGCAAGTATGAGAGCAAACAGCTGCTGAAGAACAGGATGAAAAAATTCCTAACGAACTGCACAGACAGGGTTATTGTCCTCAAAGTGGTGCACAGGCGGCTGGTGAACAG ATTTCACTCTTTTCTGCTGTACCTGGGTCATCCCTCCTACTCTGTCCGAGATGCAAAGGTAACCCAGTTCTTTAAGACCATTAGTGACTTTTCTCTGGAGTATCATACAACCAGAGAAAGGGTTCTTACTCACAAGCAAAAACGGAATGCCTTGCGGCTGAGGACCAAGACTCGAGGGAAGCTGATCACAGAG ACTGAGAAGTTCTCCAGTGCTGTGCCTTTAGAGCCCCAAGTTAGCCCTGTTGCTGTCTCCACCACTCCAGAACCTGAAGTTGCTCAGGAAGAACATGAAAACATGAAGAATGTTTTAATTACCAACGCAGAGCCTCACATCATCCGGCGCACACGCGGAA ACTTAAGAAGGGTTAGTCCATGCGATTTGTCAGGAGCCAGAGAGGACAGTACTGGTTCCCAGGACGATGCCACGGAAGAAATCATGGACTGCTTGGTAAAATCTGTCACTCAAAACCCAACAGACAGGCCATCCAGCACAAGACCACGACAACGGTCCAAGGCCCAGAGGAAGTCCT TACGGAGAACCTCGGATGTCGCTAAAGCCCTTGAACTGATGAAGAAGGTGGCACTGATAGAAGCTCACCATTGA
- the LOC111843545 gene encoding FH1/FH2 domain-containing protein 1-like isoform X2 produces the protein MLCILAGIMENMALTCRVHYLDDADPFVYGNFPEPRRPIPYDLQENIALSEQIAGIHKVLMAPLKLEDCTLQLASNGNYVDLELTLAEQRDDLEAFYDDIDKGKKPILILRTHLSVRVHFILEKLNNTPGPEFKKSLFSLKRIFEDDKDLVPEFVNCNGLTCFISIGAEADQKYQNYILKALSQIMLFVDGMNGIIAHNETLQWLYTLSGSVSRLLAKTALKMLIVFVEYTESNAQLFIQAVNTIDHKRGVKPWSYLAEILEDRNGTNSELLVYVMSLINKTLAALPDQDSFYDVTDCLEEQGMESIVQVHMGSKETDNELKQQLTIYENALKYEDGEMEEPVPHIRKERRKATPSVEEETKSEMFPGQPSTELALSPSNPPCPPSPPCPPSPPCPPSEQLTPDSANLTASSDYESQISSPIMSPDDATPIPGQTFVSQYFSPVEISRRAVTGEQLADSCSSSSTESVPLENHSQLLPDQLPSAKSRSILNPEMCNVTMDKPVLKKFTDAFLQSLNKSQNRKKQDMESDLLKEPAAKENGIFPDADASRLPTDSNFSTKAEGEAVQHQENAEEKRTAINDSNKTKSLNEAKDKSQVDSGLKAGDTLVRDPKDVALGQDSINSQSHVQMAEEQSVCSERAQLAREKYRRLHSQHSIEVETHYRDLENTKMTPMTRECQDSFDGGHPTPILRVKELDFSDLLEEEDIDVLDIDSFDLGMSPGCLTPIPPPPPPGFGIPPPPPLPFGSVDMGSPPPLPFHVGGADTGPPPPPPPPGMPPAPPTQNLEPGFTKKRKTVRLFWKELKQTDSRRKSRFGDGTLWVTLQKISVDTAKLENLFESKAKELPAPRKAAEGKKSEIHVLDAKRSNAINIGMTVLPAIHVIKSAILNFDEFAISKDGIEKILTMMPTEEEKQRIQEAQLANPDVALGTAEQFLLSLSSIGALAARLQLWAFKLNYETLEKEIAEPLFDLKVGMEQLAKNETLKCILASFLAFGNFLNSSNAKGFDLSYLEKVAEVKDTMHKQSLLHHVCNFIIENYPETSDLYSEIPAVTNFAKVDFDQLSDNLVQLEKKCKASWHNLKEICKYESKQLLKNRMKKFLTNCTDRVIVLKVVHRRLVNRFHSFLLYLGHPSYSVRDAKVTQFFKTISDFSLEYHTTRERVLTHKQKRNALRLRTKTRGKLITETEKFSSAVPLEPQVSPVAVSTTPEPEVAQEEHENMKNVLITNAEPHIIRRTRGNLRRVSPCDLSGAREDSTGSQDDATEEIMDCLVKSVTQNPTDRPSSTRPRQRSKAQRKSLRRTSDVAKALELMKKVALIEAHH, from the exons AAAAACTGAACAACACTCCTGGACCTGAGTTTAAGAAATCCTTATTTTCTCTGAAGCGGATCTTTGAG gaTGACAAAGACCTGGTACCAGAGTTTGTAAATTGCAATGGACTCACATGCTTCATCAGTATTGGAGCAGAAGCAGATCAGAAATATCAGAACTACATTCTAAAAG CTCTAAGCCAGATTATGCTGTTTGTTGATGGAATGAATGGCATCATTGCTCACAATGAAACTCTGCAGTGGTTATATACCCTGAGTGGCAGCGTG TCAAGACTGCTGGCAAAAACAGCTCTCAAGATGCTCATAGTGTTCGTGGAGTACACCGAGTCAAATGCCCAGCTGTTCATTCAAGCTGTCAACACCATTGATCACAAAAGGG GGGTGAAGCCCTGGTCTTATCTGGCTGAAATCCTGGAAGATAGGAATGGAACCAACAGTGAGCTCCTGGTCTATGTTATGTCCCTCATCAATAAG ACCTTGGCAGCTCTTCCAGACCAGGACTCCTTTTATGATGTCACAGACTGCCTGGAGGAGCAAGGGATGGAGAGCATTGTGCAGGTGCACATGGGCAGCAAGGAGACAGACAATGAGCTCAAGCAACAATTAACTATATATGAG AATGCTTTGAAGTATGAAGATGGTGAGATGGAAGAGCCTGTGCCACACATTAGGAAAGAGCGCAGGAAGGCCACACCGTCTGTGGAGGAGGAAACAAAGAGCGAGATGTTTCCTGGGCAGCCCTCTACAGAGCTGGCACTGTCCCCGAGCAACCCTCCGTGCCCCCCCTCACCTCCGTGCCCCCCCTCACCTCCGTGCCCACCTTCTGAGCAATTAACCCCAGATTCAGCAAACCTCACCGCCTCCTCAGATTATGAATCTCAAATAAGTTCACCCATAATGTCCCCCGATGACGCCACCCCCATACC GGGGCAAACATTTGTCAGCCAGTATTTTTCTCCAGTGGAAATTTCCAGAAGAGCAGTTACTGGAGAACAATTGGCAGATTCATGCAG CTCATCATCCACGGAATCTGTTCCCTTGGAGAACCACAGCCAGCTGCTCCCAGACCAGCTGCCCAGTGCCAAATCCAGAAGCATTTTAAA CCCAGAGATGTGTAATGTAACTATGGACAAGCCGGTTTTGAAGAAATTTAC AGATGCATTCCTGCAGAGCCTGAATAAATCACAGAACAGGAAAAAGCAGGACATGGAAAGTGATCTGCTCAAGGAACCTGCAGCCAAGGAGAATGGCATCTTTCCTGACGCAGATGCATCCCGCTTACCCACAGATTCTAACTTCAGCACCAAAGCAGAAG GTGAAGCAGTTCAGCACCAGGAGAATGCAGAAGAAAAGCGTACAGCCATCAATGACAGCAACAAAACAAAGAGTTTGAATGAGGCAAAAGACAAGAGCCAGGTTGACAGTGGGCTGAAGGCTGGTGACACATTGGTGAGAGACCCAAAGGACGTGGCTTTAGGTCAGGATAGCATTAACTCACAGTCCCATGTGCAGATGGCAGAGGAACAGTCAGTGTGTTCAGAACGTGCACAGCTGGCACGAGAGAAGTACAGGCGTTTGCATTCACAACACAGCATTGAAGTGGAGACACACTACAGGGATCTGGAGAACACCAAGATGACACCAATGACCAGGGAGTGCCAGGACTCCTTTGATGGGGGACATCCAACTCCTATACTCAGAGTCAAAGAACTGGATTTCTCTGATCTCTTAGAGGAGGAAGACATCGATGTCCTGGATATAGACTCTTTTGACCTTGGCATGTCCCCAGGGTGTCTGACCCCCATCCCACCTCCACCCCCGCCTGGCTTTGGAATCCCACCTCCGCCTCCCCTTCCTTTTGGGAGTGTGGACATGGGATCTCCTCCTCCACTCCCATTCCATGTAGGTGGTGCTGACACGGGACCTCcaccccctccaccacccccagGCATGCCCCCGGCTCCCCCTACACAAAATCTTGAACCTGGTTTTACCAAGAAGAGGAAAACAGTCAGATTGTTCTGGAAGGAGCTTAAGCAAACAGACAGCCGCAGAAAATCCAGATTTGGAGATGGTACACTGTGGGTTACCTTACAAAAAATATCTGTGGACACAGCTAAGCTAGAGAACTTGTTTGAATCAAAGGCCAAAGAGCTTCCTGCTCCCCGG AAGGCAGCTGAAGGGAAAAAATCTGAGATACACGTCCTGGATGCCAAGAGGAGTAATGCAATCAACATCGGAATGACTGTCTTACCTGCCATCCATGTCATTAAGAGTGCCATACTTAATTTTGACGAATTTGCAATCAGCAAAGATGGTATCGAG AAAATTCTGACCATGATGCCAACTGAGGAGGAAAAGCAGAGGATCCAGGAGGCACAACTAGCCAATCCCGATGTGGCTCTAGGGACAGCAGAGCAGTTTCTCCTCAGCCTGTCCTCCATCGGTGCCTTGGCAGCCCGGCTGCAGCTCTGGGCCTTCAAGCTCAACTATGAGACACTTGAGAAG GAAATTGCTGAACCCTTGTTTGACCTCAAAGTGGGTATGGAGCAGCTTGCCAAAAACGAAACACTAAAGTGCATTCTTGCAAGCTTTTTGGCATTTGGAAACTTTCTCAACAGTTCCAAT GCCAAAGGCTTTGATCTGAGCTACTTGGAGAAGGTAGCAGAGGTGAAGGACACGATGCATAAACAGTCTCTCCTGCACCACGTCTGCAACTTCATCATAGAGAACTACCCAGAGACATCGGATTTGTACTCTGAGATCCCTGCAGTCACAAACTTTGCTAAA GTTGATTTTGACCAGCTTTCAGACAACTTGGTCCAACTGGAGAAGAAGTGTAAAGCATCCTGGCACAATCTGAAGGAGATTTGCAAGTATGAGAGCAAACAGCTGCTGAAGAACAGGATGAAAAAATTCCTAACGAACTGCACAGACAGGGTTATTGTCCTCAAAGTGGTGCACAGGCGGCTGGTGAACAG ATTTCACTCTTTTCTGCTGTACCTGGGTCATCCCTCCTACTCTGTCCGAGATGCAAAGGTAACCCAGTTCTTTAAGACCATTAGTGACTTTTCTCTGGAGTATCATACAACCAGAGAAAGGGTTCTTACTCACAAGCAAAAACGGAATGCCTTGCGGCTGAGGACCAAGACTCGAGGGAAGCTGATCACAGAG ACTGAGAAGTTCTCCAGTGCTGTGCCTTTAGAGCCCCAAGTTAGCCCTGTTGCTGTCTCCACCACTCCAGAACCTGAAGTTGCTCAGGAAGAACATGAAAACATGAAGAATGTTTTAATTACCAACGCAGAGCCTCACATCATCCGGCGCACACGCGGAA ACTTAAGAAGGGTTAGTCCATGCGATTTGTCAGGAGCCAGAGAGGACAGTACTGGTTCCCAGGACGATGCCACGGAAGAAATCATGGACTGCTTGGTAAAATCTGTCACTCAAAACCCAACAGACAGGCCATCCAGCACAAGACCACGACAACGGTCCAAGGCCCAGAGGAAGTCCT TACGGAGAACCTCGGATGTCGCTAAAGCCCTTGAACTGATGAAGAAGGTGGCACTGATAGAAGCTCACCATTGA